TACCATGACGACCCCCCTCTTGAAATCATGTTCCAGAAGCTTGAATATTATCGGCGTGGACACGCTGTAGGGGAGATTGCTGACGAACACGTCGAAGGGAGGGAAGGGGACCTTGACCGCATCCCCTCTTATCAGGCAAAGTCTCCCGCCGTATTCTTTCTCTATGTGGCCGGCCAATGCGTCGTCGATCTCGATACACGTGACGTCGCCCGTGCGTTCGATGAGCCTTGACGTCAATATGCCCAGTCCCGGTCCGATCTCCAGCACTCTGTCTCCGGGGGATATCTTCGCAAAATCAACCTGGCGGTCTGCGACGCGGTCATCTGTGAGAAAGTTCTGCCCTTTGCTTTTCTTAGGGATAACGCCGGTCTCGGCCATCAGTCTGCCGGTCTCTCCTCTGTTCATTTGGACACGAAGAGATAGCGTTTCATGCTGTTGTCGGTCAGTTCAAGCACGATCCGCGCAGATATGAGCTTCTCCGGGTTCTTGATCACCGCGCGTTCGCTCAGGTCCTTGAAGTCCTTGAAGTGTCCGTTCTTTGCGCGCTCGTCGAGTATGGCCATCATGGTCTTCTTGCCGAGGCCCGGAAGCTCTTCCAGCAGGTGCTTCCTCATGGATATCGGTTCCGCCTCGTTGAAGAATCTTATGAACCTCTGCTGGTTCGCCAGAACGATCTCGCTGACGCAGTATTCCAGCTCGGCTACCGCGCCGTGCGTGAGCTCCGACGGCCCGACGCGTCTTTTCACATGGTCGATGGCGGTCCTCTTTGCGGCGTCCTTACCGATGTATACCCTCTCGCCGATGTTGATGACGGCGTCCGGTTTAGGGACGAGTTCAAAAAGTTTGAACTCATCATCGCCCAAAGCATAGCACAGCGGCTCCTTCTTTGAGAAATTGCCGCTCGGCACGCCCTGCGAAAGATAATCCAGTATGTATGCGAATTCTTCCACCGTGATCCCTCACAGAGAATAGTATTACAGATATTTACCCACTACCTCGATTATCTGGTCAATGGTCTGGGGTTCGATCGCAAGTCTTTCTTTCGAGAAGATCGCCCGCACGTCCTCGGGGTATTGGGGGAGAAGGTCCGCTATCTTGACCGCGGCGAACTCGCTGACGCCCTCTATGGCGCTGACCTCCTCTACGATCTTCCGGGAGTTCTCGGCCGACACGGAGCATACTGTCCGCGCGTGCTCCATAGCAGCCTTTTGTGTAGTAAGAAGCTCTCTCTTTTCATGCTCTTCCGAGAGAAGGTCCCTGACCTCGGCCAGTGTTATGTACTGATCGGACATAGGATCACCGTCGAAAAGTGTTCATTCCCTGTTCCTTACAAGGTGCTCAGGGCGCGCTACGACCATCTTGGTCTTGTTGCCGTCCTTTACATTGATCTCATACGCGGCCCCCCTCGGACCGATGACGACGCCGGTAAGCCCATGGAATCTGGAAAATGGCATACCTTTGTGAACGCTGGGATCAATGATGATGTTGACCTTCTCTCCTGCTTCGAACTGCTGGAAAGCCTTCGTTATGGGCGAAAGTCCGTGCGCCCTCGGTTTTTTCTTCAGGAGCTGGCGGGTCTTTGTCCTTGTTCCTCTGGATGCCTGCATCTTAATCCCTCGTTGGTTCTTGGTAATTGATCGCTATCACGTCGAGCGTCTGCACGGCGCATCGTATGCCGAGCGCGTCGGAGAAGTTCGGCGCAGTCCTTCCCTCGTCCCCGGAAACGAACTCCTTGACATATGTCCCGGATTCCGTGTTCAGAGTCAGGTCGAACACATCATCGCCTATCATCTCCGCCTTGACCCATAGGATCCTCCTTTTTCTCACAAGGTCGGCACGTCTGTGCTCCACCCTGCGTGGCGTCCTCTGGTCAATGTGGACATTCTCGAATGATAAGGCTACCTCATTTACTCTTTCTTTATTAACTTTACCCTCAGCTTTGACCCTAACCTTGTATGTTTTGTCGGGGTCAGCGCCTTTGTACTCCTGCACGGCACCGCGGGGAACGAAGTGCAGACAGGTATATCCGGCAAGATCTGACGCGTTAGCCCTCTTTTCAAGCTCGTCGAGGTCGATATCCCTTACCCGAGGTCTGCTTATCTCCAGCACGAACGGCCTCCCTTCGCCCAGCATGCAGGCGTCTATGTCCTCCCGCCCCATGCCGTGGAAGAAATGCTCCTCCCCTCCGGACATCTCCAGCGCTATGTCGCCGATTATCTCCTGCACGGACGTTTGGTACATCTTGCCCGTGTCGCTGCATCTGGCACACCCTCTGCCTTTGCAGGCCCTGCAGGGCCATATGGTCTGGGGTATCTCGCGGCTGTATTTGTAATACCTTCCGGCGATGAAGACCGGAGCGATATCCAGCGTGACGTCCGCGAACCTGGTGTCGACGCAGGCCACTACCTGCGGATTCTTGAACTCGACCGGGCGGTTGATAAGGGGAAGGGCGAGCTTTCCGATCTCTCTGTTGAGCTCCGTCTTGATGGATTCGGTATTCTCAAGCCCGTACGTCTCCCAGAGGGCTTTCTCTCTGTCGGAGATCTCCGGCTCTACTCTGGAACCGACGAGGAAATTGTCCGAACGTACGCCGTTTACGCTTTCGGCCACGGCATTTGCGAACCTGTCCATAAGATCGAACACGTTCTCGCAGAGGCCGCAGACGTCCGGGGCCGGGATATCCTTTCCGTTCACGGACAGAGCCTCTCTGATCATCCTGCCGCGTACGTCGTTGGTCATCCCCGTCCCGATTTTTCCGAACATCCTTCCGAGGCAGCGGTCGCACAGGCCGCATGATGCCGGCCCTTCCGCCTTATCCAGGATCTCCAAGGTCCAGTCTTCCATAGCATTACGCTCACAGGTCAAAACCCATCTCGGCGATCCTGAGCCTTGGGCGCTGGCTTTCCAGATAATGGTATACGGTGGCATGCTCGCTTCCGTTCAGGATGAGTTCCACCGCATGTTTTGCTACCGGAAGGCTGATGGAATTCCCGATCAGGGATACGGTGTTCCCGTACACCGACATGTAGCAGCCGGTAAGCTCCTCTATGATCCTTCTGGTCTTTCCGCCGGTGCCTATAAGCCTTCCTCTTACCCTCCCCAGCTGGTTGGGTCTGCTCCCGGCAACATCCTTCAGGTCTATC
This genomic interval from Candidatus Methanoplasma cognatum contains the following:
- a CDS encoding KH domain-containing protein produces the protein MRSVKIPNDRVGTLIGKSGETKKMLEKTSGIKLDIDAEGLVLFNEEAEGTDPLMALKIMDVIKAIGRGFNPDKAVRLFEDDEYFETIDLKDVAGSRPNQLGRVRGRLIGTGGKTRRIIEELTGCYMSVYGNTVSLIGNSISLPVAKHAVELILNGSEHATVYHYLESQRPRLRIAEMGFDL
- the rsmA gene encoding 16S rRNA (adenine(1518)-N(6)/adenine(1519)-N(6))-dimethyltransferase RsmA: MNRGETGRLMAETGVIPKKSKGQNFLTDDRVADRQVDFAKISPGDRVLEIGPGLGILTSRLIERTGDVTCIEIDDALAGHIEKEYGGRLCLIRGDAVKVPFPPFDVFVSNLPYSVSTPIIFKLLEHDFKRGVVMVQKEFADRMTADVGSPDYSRLTVNLFYKADCRILEKVPSSRFKPQPKVDSAIVEIMPRPAPFKVFDEGSFFRVTEATFNHRRKKIGTSLRAAGMIKEGWNVPFLESRIEDLRPAEIADIANSIFLCSGGFKG
- a CDS encoding tRNA pseudouridine(54/55) synthase Pus10 translates to MEDWTLEILDKAEGPASCGLCDRCLGRMFGKIGTGMTNDVRGRMIREALSVNGKDIPAPDVCGLCENVFDLMDRFANAVAESVNGVRSDNFLVGSRVEPEISDREKALWETYGLENTESIKTELNREIGKLALPLINRPVEFKNPQVVACVDTRFADVTLDIAPVFIAGRYYKYSREIPQTIWPCRACKGRGCARCSDTGKMYQTSVQEIIGDIALEMSGGEEHFFHGMGREDIDACMLGEGRPFVLEISRPRVRDIDLDELEKRANASDLAGYTCLHFVPRGAVQEYKGADPDKTYKVRVKAEGKVNKERVNEVALSFENVHIDQRTPRRVEHRRADLVRKRRILWVKAEMIGDDVFDLTLNTESGTYVKEFVSGDEGRTAPNFSDALGIRCAVQTLDVIAINYQEPTRD
- a CDS encoding 50S ribosomal protein L21e, producing the protein MQASRGTRTKTRQLLKKKPRAHGLSPITKAFQQFEAGEKVNIIIDPSVHKGMPFSRFHGLTGVVIGPRGAAYEINVKDGNKTKMVVARPEHLVRNRE
- a CDS encoding RNA polymerase Rpb4 family protein codes for the protein MSDQYITLAEVRDLLSEEHEKRELLTTQKAAMEHARTVCSVSAENSRKIVEEVSAIEGVSEFAAVKIADLLPQYPEDVRAIFSKERLAIEPQTIDQIIEVVGKYL
- a CDS encoding DUF655 domain-containing protein, whose translation is MEEFAYILDYLSQGVPSGNFSKKEPLCYALGDDEFKLFELVPKPDAVINIGERVYIGKDAAKRTAIDHVKRRVGPSELTHGAVAELEYCVSEIVLANQQRFIRFFNEAEPISMRKHLLEELPGLGKKTMMAILDERAKNGHFKDFKDLSERAVIKNPEKLISARIVLELTDNSMKRYLFVSK